A genomic stretch from Arachis stenosperma cultivar V10309 chromosome 3, arast.V10309.gnm1.PFL2, whole genome shotgun sequence includes:
- the LOC130968851 gene encoding squalene synthase 2-like — MGSLGAIMKHPDDLYPLLKLKMAAKKAEKQIPSEPHWRFCYTMLHKVSRSFALVIQQLGTELRNAVCIFYLVLRALDTVEDDTSIDTDVKVPILIAFHNHIYDRDWHFSCGTNNYKVLMDQFHHVSTAFLELGKGYQEAIEDITKRMGAGMGKFICKEVETIDDYDEYCHYVAGLVGLGLSKLFHASGSEDLAPDDLSNSMGLFLQKANIIRDYLEDINEIPKSRMFWPRQIWSKYVNKLEELKYPENSIKAVQCLNDMVTNALMHAEDSLKYMSALRDLAIFRFCAIPQIMAIGTIALCYNNIEVFRGVVKMRRGLTAKVIDRTKTMADVYGAFFDFACILESKVDKNDPNATKTLSRLQSIQKTCRESGLLSKRKSYIVNGNGYSSTMIFILIITFSILFAYLSANRQNI, encoded by the exons ATGGGGAGTTTAGGAGCGATTATGAAGCATCCAGATGATTTGTATCCGTTGCTGAAGCTGAAAATGGCGGCGAAGAAGGCCGAGAAGCAGATCCCGTCGGAGCCGCACTGGAGATTCTGCTACACCATGCTCCACAAGGTTTCTAGAAGCTTCGCACTCGTCATTCAGCAGCTCGGTACCGAGCTTCGCAACGCC GTTTGCATATTTTATTTGGTTCTTCGAGCGTTGGATACCGTTG AGGATGATACCAGCATAGATACAGATGTCAAGGTGCCAATACTAATAGCTtttcataatcacatatatgatcGTGATTGGCACTTTTCAT GTGGCACAAACAACTACAAAGTTCTAATGGACCAGTTTCATCATGTTTCAACTGCTTTTCTGGAACTTGGAAAGGG CTACCAAGAAGCAATTGAGGATATTACGAAAAGGATGGGTGCAGGAATGGGCAAATTTATTTGCAAGGAG GTAGAAACAATTGATGACTACGATGAATATTGTCACTACGTGGCAGGACTTGTTGGGTTAGGTTTATCAAAGCTTTTCCATGCCTCTGGTTCAGAAGATCTTGCTCCAGATGACCTCTCCAATTCAATGGGCTTGTTTCTGCAG AAAGCAAACATTATTCGAGATTATTTGGAAGACATCAATGAGATCCCCAAGTCACGAATGTTTTGGCCTCGGCAGATCTGGAGTAAATATGTTAACAAACTTGAG GAGCTGAAATATCCGGAGAATTCCATCAAGGCAGTGCAATGCTTAAATGACATGGTCACTAACGCTCTGATGCATGCCGAAGATTCTTTAAAGTACATGTCTGCATTAAGAGACCTGGCTATATTTCGCTTTTGTGCTATTCCCCAG ATAATGGCAATTGGGACAATTGCATTGTGCTATAACAACATCGAAGTCTTCAGAGGTGTAGTAAAAATGAGGCGTG GTTTAACCGCCAAAGTGATTGACCGAACAAAGACAATGGCTGATGTTTATGGTGCATTCTTTGATTTTGCATGTATATTGGAGTCCAAG GTTGACAAAAATGATCCCAATGCTACAAAAACATTGAGCAGGCTGCAATCTATACAGAAGACTTGCAGAGAATCTGGTCTCCTAAGTAAAAG GAAATCTTACATTGTGAATGGGAACGGATATAGCTCCACCATG ATCTTCATCCTGATCATCACGTTTTCCATCCTTTTTGCATATCTCTCTGCTAACCGCCAAAACATTTAG
- the LOC130970283 gene encoding SH3 domain-containing protein 2-like, giving the protein MDAIRKQASKLREQVARQQQAVLKQWYGGSDNLVADEAELQLHQRLEKLYISTRAGKHYQRDIVRGVEGYIVTGSKQVEIGAKLSEDSRKYGAENTCTSGNTLSRAALNFARARAQMEKEHGNLLKAFGTQVAEPLRAMVVGAPLEDARHLAQRYDRMRQEAEAQAIEVSKRQAKVRETPGNADNAMKFEAAEAKLHDLKTNMGILGKEAAAALAAVEAQQQRLTLQRLIAMVEAERAYHQIVLQILDQLEGEMISERHRIEAAPAPAPSVDESMPPPPSYEEANGVYASQASNGSTDSMGYFLGEVLFPYSAVSEVELNLSVGDYVVVRKVTNNGWAEGECKGKAGWFPFSYIERRERVLASKVAEVF; this is encoded by the exons ATGGATGCTATTAGAAAGCAAGCTTCGAAGCTTCGAGAACAAGTCGCTCGCCAACAACAG GCTGTTCTGAAACAGTGGTATGGCGGTTCAGATAATTTGGTCGCTGATGAGGCAGAACTCCAGCTACATCAGAGACTTGAGAAGCTTTATATATCGACACGTGCGGGAAAG CACTATCAAAGAGATATTGTACGTGGTGTAGAAGGTTATATTGTTACCGGATCAAAGCAAGTTGAAATTG GGGCAAAGCTAtcagaagatagtaggaaataTGGTGCAGAAAATACATGTACGAGTGGCAATACATTATCTAGAGCTGCACTAAATTTCGCAAGAGCCCGAGCTCAAATGGAGAAGGAACATGGAAACTTACTGAAAGCTTTTGGAACACAG GTTGCAGAGCCCTTAAGAGCAATGGTGGTGGGAGCTCCATTGGAGGATGCCCGGCATCTAGCTCAACGCTATGACAGAATGCGACAGGAAGCTGAAGCCCAG GCTATTGAAGTTTCCAAGCGCCAGGCAAAAGTAAGAGAAACGCCAGGCAATGCTGACAATGCCATGAAATTTGAAGCAGCTGAAGCAAAACTGCATGACCTGAAGACAAACATGGGAATATTGGGGAAGGAAGCTGCTGCTGCATTGGCTGCTGTTGAAGCACAGCAACAGAGGTTAACACTTCAGCGACTTATAGCTATG GTTGAAGCAGAGCGTGCATATCATCAAATAGTCCTACAAATTCTTGATCAGCTTGAGGGTGAG ATGATATCTGAACGTCATCGAATTGAAGCTGCTCCTGCTCCTGCTCCTAGTGTGGATGAGAGTATGCCACCACCACCGTCATACGAGGAAGCTAATGGTGTCTATGCTTCTCAGGCAAGTAATGGATCAACTGATAGCATGGGTTACTTCTTAGGCGAG GTTTTGTTTCCGTACTCTGCTGTGTCTGAAGTGGAGTTGAATCTTTCAGTTGGTGATTATGTTGTTGTCCGAAAG GTAACAAATAATGGCTGGGCCGAGGGTGAATGCAAAGGAAAAGCAGGTTGGTTTCCATTTAGTTACATTGAAAGAAGGGAACGGGTTCTTGCTAGCAAGGTGGCTGAAGTGTTTTGA